Proteins encoded in a region of the Nicotiana tomentosiformis chromosome 9, ASM39032v3, whole genome shotgun sequence genome:
- the LOC104111267 gene encoding receptor like protein kinase S.2: MELKRLCFVLPTEIDEIDKIDQKQQVVHKPKKKNESCSKRSCGAQILDFFQESLSKLVDSKWTTCCHQEFGKNQFSGVFHDTEGMQLGEKGGGDHNHNHNPRIFSYSELFIGSNGFSEDEVLGSGGFGKVFRAVLPSDGTVVAVKCLAEKGEKFEKTFAAELVAVAHLRHRNLVRLRGWCVYDDQLFLVYDYMPNRSLDRILFRKQDNTGSPVLDWERRKKIVNGLAAALFYLHEQLETQIIHRDVKTSNVMLDSHFNARLGDFGLARWLEHELEYQTRTPSMKNQQFRLAETTRIGGTIGYLPPESFQKKGFATSKSDVFSFGIVVLEIVSGRRALDLASPDDQIILLDYIRRLSDEKMALQAGDSRLIDGSYKLSDMERLIHIGLLCTLQEPQSRPNMKWIVEAISGHIYGKLPDLPCFKSHPLYISLSSPSNSTTSNTITTRSSVTTSSSATPGFNSTVFITATGETMYLSAESGSSQNESGNSSSRRQSSNFLMVETPREIAFKEIVAATNNFSDSRRVAEIDFGTAYHGFLDNNQHVLVKRLGMKTCPALRVRFSNELQNLGRLRHRNLVQLRGWCTEQGEMLVVYDYSQSSLLSHLLFHQNPRNNASIIKWRHRYNIVKSLASAIRYLHEEWDEQVIHRCITSSAIILDPDMNPRLGCFALAEFLTRNENGHHVVVDKNTSIRGIFGYMSPEHMDSGEATTMADVYSFGVVLLEVVSGQMAVDFRRPEALLVNRVHEFEVQKRPYEQLVDRRLNGNFNSRELVRLVKLGMACTRSDPESRPSMRQIVNILDGHDKCLLENGRKKERPEEWRTRNASALSLVRRIQALGIQ; the protein is encoded by the coding sequence ATGGAACTCAAACGCCTTTGCTTTGTTTTGCCTACAGAAATTGATGAAATTGACAAAATTGATCAAAAACAACAAGTTGTACACAAACCAAAGAAAAAAAATGAGTCTTGTTCTAAAAGAAGTTGTGGGGCTCAAATTCTTGATTTTTTTCAAGAATCGTTGTCGAAATTAGTTGATTCCAAATGGACAACTTGTTGTCATCAAGAATTTGGAAAAAACCAATTTTCTGGTGTTTTTCATGATACAGAAGGTATGCAATTAGGTGAAAAAGGTGGTGGTGATCATAATCATAATCATAATCCAAGGATTTTCAGCTATTCTGAGCTGTTTATAGGATCCAATGGATTTAGTGAAGATGAAGTTTTAGGAAGTGGTGGATTTGGGAAGGTTTTTAGAGCTGTTTTACCAAGTGATGGAACAGTTGTTGCTGTGAAATGTTTAGCTGAAAAGGGAGAGAAATTTGAGAAAACATTTGCTGCTGAATTAGTAGCCGTTGCTCATCTTCGCCATCGGAATCTTGTAAGGCTAAGAGGATGGTGTGTATATGATGATCAACTGTTTCTTGTGTATGATTATATGCCTAATAGAAGCCTTGATCGAATTTTGTTCCGAAAACAGGACAATACAGGGTCCCCTGTTCTTGATTGGGAGCGTCGAAAAAAGATAGTAAATGGTTTAGCAGCTGCATTGTTTTATCTGCATGAACAATTGGAGACTCAAATCATTCATAGAGATGTTAAGACAAGTAATGTGATGCTTGATTCCCATTTCAACGCGCGTCTTGGCGATTTTGGCTTAGCTAGGTGGCTTGAACATGAACTCGAGTATCAAACGAGGACGCCTTCTATGAAAAACCAGCAGTTTAGATTGGCTGAGACAACAAGAATTGGTGGAACAATAGGGTACTTACCTCCTGAAAGCTTTCAGAAAAAAGGTTTTGCAACTTCAAAATCTGATGTCTTTAGCTTTGGGATTGTTGTTCTTGAGATTGTCTCGGGTAGGCGCGCTCTTGATCTGGCGTCCCCGGATGATCAAATCATTCTTCTTGATTATATCAGGAGACTATCTGATGAAAAAATGGCTTTACAAGCTGGAGATAGTAGACTTATTGATGGTTCTTATAAGCTTTCTGATATGGAGAGGCTAATACATATTGGTCTTCTTTGTACACTACAAGAACCTCAATCAAGGCCTAATATGAAGTGGATTGTTGAAGCAATTTCTGGTCATATTTATGGTAAATTGCCTGATCTTCCTTGTTTTAAGTCACACCCTCTTTATATCTCATTGTCATCTCCAAGTAATAGTACAACTAGCAACACAATCACCACAAGGTCTAGTGTCACAACCAGTAGCAGCGCGACGCCCGGTTTCAACTCCACTGTCTTCATTACAGCCACAGGAGAAACTATGTATCTTAGTGCTGAGAGTGGAAGCAGTCAGAATGAGTCTGGAAATAGTAGCAGCAGACGCCAATCGAGTAATTTCTTGATGGTTGAAACTCCGAGGGAGATCGCATTTAAGGAAATTGTGGCTGCGACGAATAACTTTTCAGATTCAAGAAGAGTTGCTGAGATTGATTTTGGAACTGCTTACCATGGTTTCCTTGACAACAACCAACATGTCCTAGTGAAAAGACTAGGAATGAAGACGTGTCCTGCTTTAAGAGTGAGGTTCTCGAATGAGCTTCAGAATTTGGGACGACTACGCCACAGAAACCTTGTCCAACTCCGTGGATGGTGCACTGAGCAAGGTGAAATGCTTGTTGTTTATGATTACTCCCAAAGTAGTCTTCTGAGTCACCTCCTTTTCCATCAGAATCCTAGGAACAATGCCTCCATCATAAAATGGCGTCATCGGTATAACATTGTTAAATCACTTGCCTCAGCGATTCGATATCTGCATGAGGAATGGGATGAACAGGTCATACACAGATGCATCACATCATCTGCCATCATTCTTGATCCAGATATGAACCCCAGGCTTGGCTGCTTTGCTCTTGCTGAGTTCTTGACTCGGAATGAGAATGGCCATCATGTTGTTGTTGATAAAAATACCTCGATTAGAGGAATTTTCGGTTACATGTCACCAGAGCATATGGATTCTGGTGAAGCAACAACAATGGCTGATGTTTATAGCTTTGGTGTAGTGCTTCTTGAGGTGGTTAGTGGTCAGATGGCAGTAGATTTCCGCCGTCCTGAGGCTTTATTGGTGAATAGAGTACACGAATTCGAGGTCCAGAAAAGGCCTTATGAACAACTGGTAGATAGGAGGTTGAATGGAAACTTTAACTCAAGGGAACTGGTGAGGCTAGTCAAACTAGGAATGGCTTGTACAAGATCCGACCCCGAATCAAGACCGAGCATGAGGCAGATAGTGAACATTCTCGACGGACATGATAAATGTTTACTGGAAAATGGACGAAAGAAGGAGAGACCGGAAGAATGGAGAACAAGAAATGCTTCTGCTCTTTCCCTTGTCAGGAGAATTCAAGCTCTTGGTATACAATGA